One stretch of Tepiditoga spiralis DNA includes these proteins:
- a CDS encoding bifunctional aspartate carbamoyltransferase catalytic subunit/aspartate carbamoyltransferase regulatory subunit: protein MKNDFLGRSLGVINDFSVEEQLFLYQQTKRLKEKWRNKESLDEFRIKNKDIGIYIVFIESSTRTKESFINAARFHRNARVSIFDSSHSSFNKKESYADTFNMLTGYSDYSIFVIRSKLEGTCKWLEQSTSEFALRNGLAIPSFINGGDGKHEHPTQEILDEFSFLEQKKWDTSHIHIALVGDLLHGRTVHSKVNGLKIFKEVTVDLIAPNELQMPHHYIEKMKMNGFNVRIFSSIEEYLKQKNIADTWYFTRLQLERMGEDILEKEQFLRKSVTFQKQFLDFLPQNVKFYHPLPRHKLYPTIPTFLDKLPLNGWEQQAINGYWTRTTLLSMMGGVLKTDFDTSKKIQEKKDTFIESAKVHNNFVPNKKSGIKPVDNGTVIDHIAKGKSNEEIYETMVKIRKVLKIYDSDSADGIFVSSDRKNKGYISLPNKYLTEKEIKKLSAISPEVTVNIIKNQHVEEKYRIHLPPKVYGFSKLRCKNENCISHPNNGEGIKGSFIRNKNGELVCEYCETPHTFEEIWNV from the coding sequence ATGAAAAATGATTTCTTGGGTAGATCGCTAGGAGTAATTAATGACTTTTCTGTTGAAGAACAGTTGTTTCTTTATCAGCAGACAAAGAGATTAAAAGAAAAGTGGAGAAACAAAGAAAGTCTCGATGAATTTAGAATTAAAAATAAAGATATTGGTATTTATATTGTTTTTATAGAATCGAGTACAAGAACTAAAGAGTCTTTCATTAATGCTGCAAGATTTCACAGAAACGCAAGAGTTTCTATTTTTGATTCTTCTCATTCTTCTTTCAATAAAAAAGAAAGTTACGCAGACACTTTTAACATGCTTACTGGTTACAGTGACTATTCTATCTTCGTTATTCGTTCAAAACTTGAAGGTACATGTAAATGGTTAGAACAATCCACTTCAGAATTTGCTTTAAGAAATGGTCTTGCTATTCCTTCTTTCATTAATGGTGGCGATGGTAAACACGAACACCCTACTCAAGAAATACTCGATGAATTTAGCTTTTTAGAACAAAAAAAATGGGATACTTCCCATATACACATAGCACTTGTTGGTGATTTGCTTCATGGTAGAACAGTACATTCAAAGGTTAATGGTTTAAAGATATTTAAAGAAGTTACTGTTGATTTAATAGCTCCTAATGAACTTCAAATGCCACATCATTACATTGAAAAAATGAAAATGAATGGATTTAATGTTAGAATTTTTTCTTCTATTGAAGAGTATTTAAAACAAAAAAATATAGCAGATACATGGTATTTTACTCGTCTTCAACTTGAAAGAATGGGAGAAGACATACTTGAAAAAGAACAATTCCTCAGAAAATCAGTTACTTTCCAAAAACAATTCCTTGATTTTTTACCTCAAAATGTTAAATTTTATCATCCTTTGCCAAGGCATAAACTTTATCCTACAATACCTACCTTTTTAGATAAATTGCCCTTAAACGGTTGGGAACAACAAGCAATAAATGGATATTGGACACGAACAACCTTGTTATCCATGATGGGTGGAGTATTAAAAACAGATTTTGATACATCAAAGAAAATACAAGAAAAGAAAGATACTTTTATAGAATCAGCTAAAGTACACAATAACTTTGTTCCAAATAAAAAGAGTGGCATAAAACCTGTTGATAATGGAACTGTTATAGATCATATAGCAAAAGGTAAGAGTAATGAAGAAATATATGAAACTATGGTAAAAATAAGAAAGGTTTTAAAAATATATGATTCAGATAGTGCAGATGGAATATTTGTATCTTCTGATAGAAAAAATAAAGGATATATAAGTTTGCCAAATAAATACTTGACAGAAAAAGAAATTAAAAAATTATCTGCAATTTCTCCAGAGGTAACTGTAAATATAATTAAAAATCAACACGTTGAAGAAAAATATAGAATTCATTTGCCACCAAAGGTTTATGGATTTAGCAAATTAAGATGTAAAAATGAAAATTGTATTTCTCATCCAAACAATGGAGAAGGAATTAAAGGTTCATTTATAAGAAATAAAAATGGAGAGTTAGTTTGTGAATACTGTGAAACACCACATACTTTTGAAGAAATATGGAATGTATAA
- a CDS encoding FAD binding domain-containing protein translates to MLNIKEYVVPKTLKEAHDLYMMRKDSELIGGGVFLRLSPRTINMGIDLSNTELDFIKNEENHIEIGGYTSFRKIEMSKCINENFKSIVTALKNVGGVQLRNMVTIGGSIYPKYGFSDLITVLLSLNTKVYLYDREENLDTFLTQKRERNILKKISIKKDVLKTSYQTLRNSKSDFGILNVAVSKFEKGFKITVGARPGIAKLAIDGMEFISSNINEKSIEKCSEIVANELSFDTDIRATKEYRKEMCKVLVKRGLKEVIL, encoded by the coding sequence TTGTTAAATATTAAAGAGTATGTTGTACCAAAAACATTAAAAGAAGCTCATGATCTTTATATGATGAGAAAGGATTCTGAACTTATTGGAGGTGGAGTATTTTTACGTTTATCTCCCCGGACAATAAACATGGGAATAGACTTATCAAATACAGAGCTTGATTTTATAAAAAATGAAGAAAACCATATAGAAATAGGAGGTTATACTTCGTTTCGAAAGATTGAAATGAGTAAATGTATAAATGAAAACTTTAAAAGCATAGTAACTGCTTTAAAAAATGTTGGAGGAGTTCAACTTAGAAATATGGTTACTATTGGCGGAAGTATATATCCAAAGTATGGATTCTCTGATTTAATAACTGTCTTACTTTCATTAAATACAAAAGTATATCTTTATGATAGAGAAGAAAATTTAGACACATTCTTAACTCAAAAAAGAGAAAGAAATATATTAAAAAAAATATCAATAAAAAAAGATGTTTTAAAAACCTCTTATCAAACATTAAGAAATTCTAAAAGCGACTTTGGAATATTAAATGTAGCTGTTTCTAAATTTGAAAAAGGATTTAAAATAACTGTTGGTGCAAGACCTGGAATTGCAAAATTAGCAATTGATGGTATGGAATTTATTTCTTCTAATATAAATGAAAAAAGTATTGAAAAATGTAGTGAAATAGTTGCAAATGAATTGAGTTTTGATACTGACATAAGAGCAACAAAAGAATATAGAAAAGAAATGTGTAAGGTACTTGTAAAAAGAGGATTAAAGGAAGTGATTTTATGA
- a CDS encoding (2Fe-2S)-binding protein: MKINIKINNLNKTFNIDNYGISLLDLLRREGYKSVKKGCDTGTCGVCTVLLDGKPILSCSLLAIKANGHEVTTVEGVSEEAKIIAEYITAEGGDQCGFCGPGLVMAIMGLKNENLEINSESVKEYLAGNLCRCSGYEAQHRGIMKYLEVEK, translated from the coding sequence ATGAAAATAAATATAAAGATAAATAACCTAAATAAAACGTTTAATATTGATAATTATGGAATATCTCTTTTAGATCTTTTAAGACGCGAAGGCTATAAAAGTGTAAAAAAAGGTTGTGATACTGGAACATGTGGTGTATGCACCGTTTTACTTGATGGAAAACCCATACTCTCTTGTTCTTTGCTGGCAATAAAAGCAAATGGTCATGAAGTTACAACCGTAGAAGGCGTTAGTGAAGAAGCTAAAATAATTGCAGAATACATAACAGCTGAAGGTGGAGATCAATGCGGTTTTTGTGGACCTGGACTTGTGATGGCTATAATGGGATTAAAAAATGAAAATCTTGAAATAAACTCAGAAAGTGTAAAAGAATATCTTGCAGGAAATCTTTGTAGATGTTCTGGATACGAAGCACAACATAGAGGAATAATGAAGTATTTGGAGGTGGAGAAATGA